DNA sequence from the Siniperca chuatsi isolate FFG_IHB_CAS linkage group LG3, ASM2008510v1, whole genome shotgun sequence genome:
GTCTTCTTCTCGTCTCACACTGTCTACGACAGCTACCAGTCTAGTCTTTTATCTTTCAAAATGGCGACTTGCTGAAGTTGTATCTGTGCAATTATACTATACAGTGTACAAAAGCACTGTGATTCAGTCCCCAGTTGGTAGTTAAAGCTTTGTCATCGGAAGACATCTTGTTTGATCTTTACATGTAGACCATCACACCAATAGAGAACAACCACAGAAGAAAGTGTTCCATTTAACGAGCCAATCACATCTTACATTTCCTTTAATGGAAACATCTGCGCAGGTCATGACACCCAGTAAGacctgtttctttgtctttcaacACCGGGTCATCATCACACATGGACAGGCTGCGGACGTTTCTGGTCATTCTCCTAGGTAATTTTTAGTAAACTTATTGAGGACTAACACATTTTATCAACATCTCAGTGTTTCTGTATTGATCAGTAACCTGCATTTAGTGTAATGTGACACACCATTACACTCATCACATTTCAATTGGTTTTTgtgatttcttttattttccagGAGTTGTTTCCTGCAGTCAGGATTGGATCTCTGGATCAGTGTTGGAGATGACAGTCAGACCAGGAGACAACATCACTCTCTACTGTGACTGCAAAACATCATCTGGAGTACACATAGTGTGGTACAGGAACTGCTCTCATGAGAACCAGCCTTCTCTTGTCCTAAAACAAACTCCTGATTCATGGAGTCAAAGCAGGGATGCTACAGGCTTTCTGAATCTCCCCCCTCGTTTCCACTTTGTGTGGAACAATTCCTCTAAATCCTATGACCTGCTGATCCTGAACATCACTGACTCTGATGAGGGCCTCTACTTCTGTGGAACTGAACAGTTAAAGGTGGACGATGAACAATACATTACTCACAGATATGATTACAGATATGGCAACATCACAAGGATCATATTCAGTAAGTATTGTGGTCTGACATCTCTTTGTGCATTAATTCCACTACATGGCCATAAGTATATGGACACCCGAATAGTACACTCGTATGTGTTATTAAACATCTCATTCCCTCAACATGGGCATTAATATTATAACAGCCTCCACAACATTTTGGAACCTGACTGCAGGAATTTTTCCCATTCAACAATAGTGAGCTCAGATAGTAATGGAAATGCAGCACCAGTTAATTCTTGCCAAATGAAAGCCTCAAGTCCTCCATCAAAAATCAACAGAATTATCTTATCTGTATTCTCTTATTGACATGTATTTATTCCTGGAATTTCTTGGGTTACTGGACTTGAGGCAAAACTAATTCCCATATTACCTTattgaagtaaaataaaactcttttcattgtctttacatttttatgagaTCAGAGTTACAACAATACACTTGCAGAGTTAATTCACACAACTTTGTGTTTTAACAGACTCCAGCGAGCCTCAACACCTGATTACACAAGACTGTGGTGTCTGCTGGATGCTGCTGTTCTGTCTGTGTCCAGCTTTtgctgttctctcctctctcctctcatctcttctGGTTTATCACCTCTGTCAGAAAACAGgtaactactgtatatgtcaCTTTTATCCACTCAGTCCTTCTTTCTTCAGTTCATTGTATTACTTTGGTGACCAGAAtatcttctgtttctgttctctttttgaGATTAATTTGTTATCCAGTGCttcttttaaaggtccagtgcagtgtgtagcatttagcggtgaaattacagtttgcaacAATTTGAACACCTCTCGCATCACCCTCTCCTttcaagcgtgtaggagaaactatggtggccgtgaaactcatGAAAAACACGAACGGCCCTAtatagagccagtgattggtttgtccgtccTGGGCTACGggagaaacatggcagtgccaCATGGTGACCTCCATGAAAGTGGaaccgctccctatgtagaaaaaaacggcttattcaaagataatgaaaacacaacaattcttattttcaggggattatacactaatgaaaacatactaaatattatattccatttctgctaatagatcctcctaaatgttacatactggacctttaaggtaTTGTGGAATGTTGGGTGTTATAGTGTAATGATGCTTTATTGATGTCTGCAGCTAAGAAACCTAAAGCTGATAAGAAAAGACCTGACAGCAGAGGCCAAACAAGGGGGAATAAGGTAATTCACAACCGGAGGTTGTATCATTCTTCATATGCATAGacctttttcatggcagacattttgaattaTTAGACAAAAGTGTAACTAATAATATTCATAATTTGCTGCTTTGCATGTGGTGTTCTAGGGGTAGGACCCGCTGGCATAGCTTACTGGCACACTTAAATGTATAGTAACTGAGTCATGATTAATGTTAtgagtaacacctgtgcttttcctcgaCAAAATGTTGATCATGGGAAATGTCTGTTGGTTgccatgttttcatttatctcTTACTATAGTCATCTTTCCATCTTTGCAGCTTCACACATACCGCACAAATTAGACACATTActcatttaataaaaatgtttaatagtGCATTTTAGTAAATCATAGTATAACATCAATACATGTTTATGATTCAGAATATGTCAATGTATATGTCAAATCTTAGAATGAAGATCTGTGTTATGCTGCCCTGGAAATCCGTCAGACATCACAGAgaccgaagaagaagaaaacccAGAGTTCTGACTTCAGCACCTATTCTGCCATCAATACTAATAGGATGTAAAGGGGTCATTTACATCCTACATAAgaaattgtaaaattaattcattagaACTGATATTTCTGTAATTTAGTTTCCCTTGCAAACCAGAGGAGCAATCAATGCCATTCATGACATatacagtgtgaaaatgtgtggaatacaggcttttatttttctgaagtTCAAAAGGCAATGCTGTGTCTGAAAAGTTGATAATAAACTCTTTTCTCTGTGTCAATTTTCCTCTAAGAATAAATGTACATGTTATGGTATTTAGTAGTTCATGAAGCCATCAGTGCTACCAGtgtgtaaagagaaaaaagatagagtggcaaacaaaaggcaaagagaGGATTTGATTtggagtgtgcgtgtgtgtgtgggtgtgtgtgtgtgtgtgtgtttaaacttCTTCCTTCAAGACGTTACAACACAATACAGAGTGACAATGAAGTTTACCTCAACCACATTGTGTCGCCCATGTGATCAGGCCCACAGGAAACccatgctgaaaaacagcccctCATGCAGGCGGACTGCAGTTGCAGATTTGTGGTCTGTTGAAGGTGCAtggcttcactatgttcactgTTGAAATTTTTGAAAACAATCTAGTGATGCAAACACAAGGCATActttaacaacacacacacacacacattattttacaGACATCAGAGTAAAGTCCTGTGCCCTGTTTTCCAAACATGGCAGGCTAACATTACATTAGCCAGCTAAAATGATCATGTTAGTTCTTATACAGCCAACTCGGTTCTTGTAGCTGTGCAGCTGGAGAAGTGATTGGTTAATCTTGGATGAAGTTATCTTAAATAATAgtgcacttttattttgaaataaagacaatacaAGTAGAGTGTTGAGAGCGCTCATACGATGACTGGCTGATTGCTGACCACATGATGTGACATGAATGACAGAGAATCTTCACAGACATATTGGTGCGCATTTTGGGAACACCATTAGAATGGTCCAGTAATACAGGACAACCAGACAACTTGCAGATTGTAGAAATCACCTATGCTTTAAGTTGAGTTGCTGACAACATCCCTAACACCTTATGCTTTGGATCAGGGAGCTTAGCCAACTACAGAAGGAAGTCTTAGCCAGGGTTTACATTTTGCCaaagcaaaacaacatttgGCAGTGGTGGACTGTATCATTTGACACAGAGTCAGCCATTAGAAATAACAACTTACTAgaaacagaggcagaacaaCTCAGTGTGAAAGTCGTAGTTGCTCTTTCCAGCAGTGATATCACTGAGGGAGGACCAGAATATCACCTTCTTGCTGACTAATTAAGGGAGTTGCACAGTTGTGCTCAAGCAGACTTACAGCAGAATACCACTCCAAAGTGACCACACTACTCTGTGATACAAATACAGATGAAACACTGATGTGAGTTGCCACCAACACCTATAAGAAAAAGGTCTTGGCTGCCTATAACGGCTGGAGAAAAACAATGATCAGTCCCTTTATCATTGCCTTTACACAGAGAAGCCACCCCATGCCTTCCCAAGATACACAGGAAAGGGGCCATTATCAGGCCCATTATCAACAGCATCAACCTGAGCTCCGTCAATGAAACAACATGTAGccattcaaaatcaaaaatataagcCAGAGAAGTGTGAGCCTTTACAGCTCAGCTCAGTAGACagcaacatcaagttcacatgGGAAGACATCAGAGACAATAGACTGGCTTTCTCAGTCAGTGCAATGCACATCAAAGAGGACAAAAGCCATGATACTGCAGTTTACAGGAAACCCACTCACAACGATCAGTATTAACTTTATGGCTCTCATCAACAAAGAGAACACAAGCTGCGGTTATCAGAACCCTTCACCACAGGGCCCAGACTGTGCCGACAACTACTGAGGTGAATGAGGAAGAGAACAAACACCTTACGGAAGCTCTAAAAGCTTGTGGCTACCCAAACTGTACCTCTGTAAAAACAGCTACAAGAAAATAGGCACAACAAGATAAAGCATCCCTGTGTTTTTCAAACTGAGGACCACACGGAGGCAAACGCTTGTCCACCATCAAGACCATACACCCAAACATAAGCTAAGTAATACACACAGTCCAATGCAGAGATATTTGCACAGACCTACACATTGGGAAGTCGAACCAACTGCTGAGCAAGAGCGTGGCCCGATGCAGCTCAATACTCAACAGTTGAGGACAACAAATTATTCATACTTATCAGGGCGGGAGACGGGGATACAGGAGAGCTGAACAGGAGGCGCTGTGGGAGAGACTTGAGGCAAAGATACCGCAAGAGGTCAATTGGGCAATTTGAGTCAGAAATGGTACTCCTTCGCTGAGTCAAAGCTCAGTtgaatctgaacacacagaaacatatttttagattcagtgtgacctACACTTCTTgaggttattattatttccattgTCTATTGCAAATAAACCATAGGCTATAAATCAGCTtagaaataatagaaaaaagacactccttataactccaaaacttgcctgagaatcatcacatttttaagttttcttatTCAGTGATAGTTGTCAATgcatccatgggtacattgcaaatAGGAACTATAGGAACTTTTCCTCgacaaaatgttgatttatcTCTTACTATAGTCATCTTTCCATCTTTGCAGCTTCACACATACCGCACAAATTAGAC
Encoded proteins:
- the LOC122873426 gene encoding uncharacterized protein LOC122873426 — translated: MDRLRTFLVILLGVVSCSQDWISGSVLEMTVRPGDNITLYCDCKTSSGVHIVWYRNCSHENQPSLVLKQTPDSWSQSRDATGFLNLPPRFHFVWNNSSKSYDLLILNITDSDEGLYFCGTEQLKVDDEQYITHRYDYRYGNITRIIFNSSEPQHLITQDCGVCWMLLFCLCPAFAVLSSLLSSLLVYHLCQKTAKKPKADKKRPDSRGQTRGNKNEDLCYAALEIRQTSQRPKKKKTQSSDFSTYSAINTNRM